The Pricia mediterranea genome includes a window with the following:
- a CDS encoding head GIN domain-containing protein, protein MKKAIILSVLVASATSCSAQWGKGIKGNGNMVRIDRSVEDYDAVAVSGRFDVDLVDGQEGELILEGEENLLEYIVTEVENGKLIIKTEKGINLKPSSWEDGIRITVPVERIESVSLSGSGDIVGRTTLRASEFKTAMSGSGDISLDLEADSMTATMSGSGDMDLSGTTRDFEATISGSGDIKAYDLIADNVDATISGSADIKVTANKMLKARVSGSGDISYRGNPEKVDTKTSGSGDVSRG, encoded by the coding sequence ATGAAAAAAGCAATTATTTTAAGTGTATTGGTAGCAAGCGCCACCTCCTGCTCCGCGCAATGGGGCAAGGGCATAAAAGGGAACGGCAATATGGTGCGTATCGACCGCAGCGTAGAAGACTATGATGCGGTAGCGGTATCCGGAAGGTTCGATGTGGATTTGGTGGATGGTCAAGAAGGAGAACTAATTTTAGAAGGAGAGGAAAATCTTTTGGAATACATCGTGACCGAGGTAGAAAACGGAAAATTGATTATCAAAACAGAGAAAGGCATCAATTTAAAGCCCTCCAGCTGGGAGGATGGCATCCGCATCACCGTACCGGTAGAGCGCATCGAATCGGTCAGCCTATCCGGATCGGGAGATATAGTGGGAAGAACGACACTAAGAGCATCTGAATTTAAGACCGCCATGTCCGGGTCGGGGGATATTAGCCTGGATCTTGAAGCCGATTCCATGACCGCCACGATGTCTGGCTCGGGGGATATGGATCTTAGCGGTACGACCCGTGATTTCGAAGCCACCATCTCCGGTTCGGGCGATATCAAGGCGTATGACCTAATTGCCGACAATGTGGATGCCACCATCTCCGGGTCGGCGGATATCAAGGTAACTGCCAACAAAATGCTCAAGGCCCGGGTCTCCGGCTCCGGGGATATCAGCTACCGCGGTAATCCCGAAAAAGTAGATACCAAGACCTCCGGCTCCGGGGATGTTTCGCGGGGGTAA
- the lpdA gene encoding dihydrolipoyl dehydrogenase: protein MADFDVIVLGSGPGGYVTAIRSSQLGFKTAIIEKESLGGVCLNWGCIPTKALLKSAQVFEYLKHAEDYGLKADNVEKDFDGVIKRSRNVAGDMNKGVKFLMKKNKIDVLKGFGTLKSGKKVSVKAEDGTETEYAADHIIIATGARSRELPSLKQDGKKIIGYREAMSLEKQPEKMIVVGSGAIGIEFAYFYNSMGTEVTVVEFLPNIVPVEDEEISKQLERSLKKAGIKIMTASEVTEVNTSGDGVKATVKTSKGEQVLEADIVLSAVGIKSNIENIGLEDLGIKTDKDKILVDDFYQTNIPGYYAIGDITPGQALAHVASAEGILCIEKIADMHVEPLDYGNIPACTYCIPEVASVGLTEKQAEEKGFDIKVGKFPFSASGKAKAAGTPDGFVKVIFDAKYGEWLGCHMIGTGVTDMIAEAVVARKLETTGHEVLKAVHPHPTMSEAVMEAVAAAYDEVIHI from the coding sequence ATGGCCGATTTCGATGTAATTGTTTTGGGCAGTGGCCCTGGAGGATATGTAACCGCGATCCGATCTTCACAACTGGGGTTCAAGACCGCTATAATCGAAAAAGAAAGCCTCGGCGGGGTCTGTTTGAATTGGGGCTGTATACCTACCAAGGCCCTCTTGAAATCCGCCCAGGTATTCGAATATTTGAAGCATGCGGAAGATTACGGACTCAAGGCCGATAATGTCGAAAAGGATTTTGATGGAGTCATTAAACGCAGCCGTAATGTGGCCGGGGATATGAACAAGGGCGTAAAGTTTTTGATGAAAAAAAACAAAATTGATGTCCTGAAAGGCTTCGGCACCCTAAAATCCGGAAAAAAGGTATCCGTTAAGGCCGAGGACGGCACGGAAACCGAATACGCTGCCGACCATATTATCATTGCCACGGGCGCACGGAGTCGCGAACTGCCCAGCCTAAAACAGGACGGCAAAAAAATCATCGGCTACCGCGAGGCCATGTCCCTAGAAAAACAACCCGAGAAAATGATCGTGGTAGGGAGCGGTGCCATCGGTATCGAGTTCGCCTATTTCTATAATTCCATGGGCACCGAGGTCACCGTTGTCGAGTTCCTTCCCAATATCGTCCCGGTGGAGGACGAAGAAATATCCAAGCAATTGGAGCGTAGCTTGAAAAAAGCGGGCATTAAGATTATGACCGCATCCGAAGTGACCGAAGTGAATACTTCTGGTGATGGCGTCAAGGCGACCGTTAAGACCTCAAAAGGCGAACAGGTACTGGAAGCCGATATCGTGCTTTCCGCGGTGGGTATCAAATCGAACATTGAAAACATCGGACTAGAAGACTTGGGCATAAAGACCGATAAGGACAAAATTCTTGTTGACGATTTCTATCAGACCAATATTCCCGGATATTACGCCATCGGCGATATTACTCCCGGGCAGGCCTTGGCACACGTAGCTTCGGCGGAAGGCATCCTTTGTATCGAAAAGATTGCGGACATGCATGTCGAGCCGTTGGATTATGGCAATATTCCGGCATGTACCTATTGTATCCCCGAGGTCGCCTCAGTGGGACTCACCGAAAAACAGGCCGAGGAAAAGGGATTTGACATCAAAGTGGGGAAATTTCCCTTCTCCGCAAGTGGAAAGGCCAAGGCCGCCGGTACGCCGGATGGTTTTGTAAAAGTCATTTTCGACGCCAAATACGGGGAATGGCTCGGCTGCCATATGATCGGGACCGGGGTCACCGACATGATTGCCGAAGCCGTGGTCGCCAGGAAGCTGGAGACAACAGGTCACGAAGTACTTAAAGCGGTGCACCCGCACCCGACCATGAGCGAAGCCGTCATGGAAGCGGTAGCGGCAGCCTACGATGAGGTCATCCATATATAA
- a CDS encoding class I SAM-dependent methyltransferase, with the protein MDNFSKQSALYARYRPHYPKELLSEIYGHVKERKRAWDCGTGNGQLAEKLALEFENVHATDISEEQLKYAVPESNINYIKSSAEEPIFESGMFDLITVAQAIHWFDFENFYKEVVRTSKKDGVFAVIGYGRLTTDSNATKTISDFYDKMFRSHFTENREYLDKGYKTIPFPFLEIGYYEFAATYNWNIKDLSGYMQSWSAVQKFREINGFDPTDGIITELSKDWKSSQTVRFPVFLRLARINPGADT; encoded by the coding sequence ATGGATAATTTTTCAAAACAATCCGCGCTTTACGCAAGATACAGGCCGCATTATCCTAAGGAACTACTGTCAGAAATTTACGGACACGTCAAGGAAAGGAAGCGTGCGTGGGACTGTGGTACGGGAAACGGCCAATTGGCGGAAAAACTCGCTCTGGAATTCGAGAATGTACATGCGACGGACATTAGCGAGGAACAGTTAAAATATGCCGTGCCAGAAAGCAACATCAACTACATAAAAAGCTCTGCCGAAGAACCTATTTTCGAAAGCGGAATGTTCGATTTGATTACGGTAGCCCAAGCCATTCATTGGTTCGACTTTGAAAATTTCTACAAAGAAGTTGTACGAACATCTAAAAAGGATGGGGTTTTCGCTGTAATCGGCTACGGCCGATTGACTACCGATTCCAACGCCACAAAGACTATCTCCGATTTTTACGATAAAATGTTCCGATCGCATTTTACCGAAAACCGCGAATATCTGGACAAAGGCTATAAGACAATACCCTTTCCGTTCTTGGAAATCGGATATTATGAGTTTGCAGCGACCTACAATTGGAACATAAAGGACCTTAGTGGATACATGCAATCCTGGTCCGCCGTACAGAAGTTCAGGGAAATAAACGGGTTTGACCCAACAGATGGAATAATCACCGAATTGTCGAAAGATTGGAAATCGTCCCAAACGGTCCGATTTCCGGTTTTTTTGAGACTTGCAAGAATTAATCCAGGTGCAGACACCTGA
- a CDS encoding TetR/AcrR family transcriptional regulator → MKDISTEQAILNAAISVFQKKGMAGARMQEIADGANINKAMLHYYFRSKQKLFEAVFLQAFQKFAPHVNGIFNSEASVFEKIEEFADSYISFVIENPYLPTFLIQEININPDFATTFFEAHSAPDPASFEKQIAEEIEKGTLRPVDPKQLLLHLFSLCAFPFVGRGLVKGILKVDNKSFTTLMEERKILIPELIINSIKA, encoded by the coding sequence ATGAAAGATATAAGTACAGAGCAAGCCATTTTGAACGCTGCCATCTCCGTATTCCAAAAAAAGGGAATGGCCGGTGCCCGGATGCAGGAAATCGCCGATGGGGCGAATATCAACAAGGCCATGCTGCATTATTACTTTCGTAGCAAGCAAAAGTTGTTCGAAGCCGTTTTTTTGCAGGCTTTCCAAAAGTTCGCACCGCACGTGAACGGGATATTCAATTCGGAAGCTTCCGTATTTGAAAAAATAGAGGAATTTGCCGACAGCTATATCTCCTTTGTCATCGAGAATCCGTATCTGCCCACTTTTCTGATACAGGAGATCAATATAAATCCTGACTTCGCCACTACTTTTTTCGAAGCACACTCCGCCCCCGACCCTGCATCCTTCGAAAAACAGATCGCCGAAGAAATTGAAAAGGGCACTTTGAGACCTGTTGATCCCAAACAACTTTTGTTGCATCTTTTTTCGCTCTGCGCTTTCCCATTTGTAGGCAGGGGTCTGGTAAAAGGAATTCTAAAGGTTGATAATAAATCGTTTACGACCTTGATGGAAGAGCGAAAGATCTTAATCCCCGAACTGATCATCAATTCAATAAAGGCATGA
- a CDS encoding DUF3817 domain-containing protein — MLHLFRTTAILEGISYLALFAVTMPLKYLADLPMPNKYVGYVHGFLFIAYIVLAIVFWRSQNWGFKKGFILILASLLPFATFYVDKKYLAPREA, encoded by the coding sequence ATGCTACATCTTTTTAGAACCACCGCCATTCTCGAAGGTATCTCATACCTCGCCCTGTTCGCCGTTACCATGCCCTTAAAATATTTGGCGGATTTGCCAATGCCCAACAAATACGTGGGATATGTGCACGGGTTTTTGTTTATCGCCTATATCGTTTTGGCCATCGTTTTTTGGAGAAGCCAAAATTGGGGATTCAAAAAAGGTTTTATCCTGATATTGGCCTCCCTGCTGCCTTTTGCTACTTTCTACGTGGATAAAAAGTACCTGGCGCCGAGAGAAGCTTAA
- a CDS encoding RNA polymerase sigma factor, with translation MSHKEEHIDTLLQWCLEEKDSAQLEIYNRYYRAMYNASYRIVKNEGEAEDIMQESFLKAFEKLHTFKGEVAFGAWLKRIVINNSIQHYRSQQKMKKVALDDVLYKVEDNEVSDPDHAFTELKAQKVMETMDGLKDNYRISLTLHLVEGYDYQEISQIMNISYANCRTTISRAKESLRKRMSVQY, from the coding sequence TTGAGCCATAAAGAGGAACATATCGATACGCTATTGCAATGGTGTCTTGAGGAGAAAGATTCGGCGCAGCTCGAGATTTACAACCGCTACTATAGGGCGATGTACAACGCCTCCTATAGGATTGTAAAAAATGAAGGTGAGGCGGAAGATATCATGCAGGAGTCCTTTTTAAAGGCATTTGAAAAGCTGCATACCTTCAAGGGCGAGGTTGCGTTCGGGGCCTGGTTGAAACGTATCGTGATCAACAACAGTATTCAACACTATCGATCGCAACAAAAAATGAAAAAAGTGGCATTGGATGATGTACTGTACAAGGTCGAAGATAACGAGGTAAGTGACCCCGACCATGCGTTTACCGAACTGAAGGCTCAAAAAGTGATGGAAACCATGGACGGTCTAAAGGACAACTACCGAATTTCTTTGACCTTACATCTCGTTGAAGGTTATGATTATCAGGAAATCAGTCAAATTATGAATATCAGCTATGCCAATTGCAGGACGACGATATCCCGCGCGAAGGAAAGTCTTCGAAAGCGGATGAGTGTTCAGTATTGA
- a CDS encoding outer membrane beta-barrel protein has product MNFKHIGQLLPLLLLTLIFTTASSQEGFKIGAHGGIPIGDFNDRIGVVVGADIGYMWAPNKIFDIGLKAGIVHGFPERFRAESVSIKLPSLQFAPIAASIRIWAAKSFSFGGDVGQAFGLNEGNDGGFYYRPQIGIQTGPQSEVNFSYTGIDIGDRTWNTITLGYTYTFLSARHYR; this is encoded by the coding sequence ATGAACTTCAAACACATCGGGCAATTACTGCCATTATTACTTTTGACGCTCATCTTTACGACAGCATCCTCGCAAGAAGGCTTTAAGATCGGTGCCCATGGGGGCATCCCGATCGGGGATTTCAACGACAGGATCGGCGTTGTCGTTGGTGCGGATATCGGTTATATGTGGGCGCCGAACAAAATTTTTGACATAGGCCTAAAAGCCGGCATCGTTCATGGTTTTCCGGAAAGGTTCCGTGCGGAGAGTGTTAGCATTAAGCTGCCCAGCCTACAGTTTGCGCCAATAGCCGCCTCGATTCGCATTTGGGCCGCTAAATCCTTTTCATTCGGGGGCGATGTGGGCCAGGCGTTCGGATTGAACGAAGGCAATGACGGGGGATTCTATTATCGGCCCCAAATCGGGATTCAGACCGGTCCGCAATCGGAAGTAAACTTCTCCTACACGGGAATTGATATCGGGGATAGAACTTGGAATACGATTACCTTGGGCTATACCTATACCTTTCTATCGGCCAGGCATTATAGGTAA